Genomic window (Cellulosilyticum lentocellum DSM 5427):
TGCTTCGAAATGGATTTAGTAACGGGATACAGGCGCGTTCCACTTCCTCCTGCAAGAATAATTCCTTTCATCGCTTTTCCCTTCTTTCATTATGTATTGTAAATTATCTATACATCATTAACTTACTTCACTACTCGAATTACTGTCACTAATTTCTTCATCTCTTATTTCTTCCACTATGTAAACTGGCCTATTTCTAGAAGCATCTAGAATTCTCCAAATATATTCTCCTAGTATACCTAATGTTAATAGTATCAAGCCTGAAGAGAATAATACTACTATCATGAGTGCCGTCCATCCTTGAACTTGTATATCTCCCATCATCTTTTGAGCTATTACAACAAGCATCCAAATAAATGATACAAGAGAGAAAAAGCCACCTATAATGGACATAAAGCGAATAGGCACAAATGAAAAGCCTACTAAAGAATCTACAACCAACTTAACTTTCTTAGCTAATGTCCATCTTGATACACCTACTTCTCTCTTTTGACGAACATAATATATAGTATCTCTCTTAAATCCTGACCATAAGATTTGGAGTGTAACTGCTGAATTTGTTTCGTCTAGCATTCTCAGTACTTCTATAACCTTTCTGTCAATCAAGTAGCAGTCAAAACCACCTTCTGGCATAGATGGTATCGCGAACTTTCTAATTAACCAATAATATAAATTAGCAAATAATTTTTGAGAATAACTTTCTTGTCTGTCACTTCTTACAGCTAGCACTACTTTATTGCCTTTTTTCCAGCTTTCATGCATCTCTAATAGAATTTCTGAAGGCTCTTGAAGATCTGCCGCCTTTATTGTTGCACAGTCCCCTGTACATACTGAAAGCCCTGCAAGAATAGCAGCATGAGAACCAAAATTACGTGAAAGCTTTACAAGCTTAATTCTACTATCTCTTTTAGATAAACTATTCATAACGTCCCACGAATTATCACCTGACCCATCATCTATCATGACAATTTCGTAGTCTTCAACAACTGAAAGAACTACTTTCTTCATATCTTCATAAAGTGCTTCTAATGTATCGCTATTATAATAGACGGGTATTATAATTGATAATTTACTCATTTTGTGCCACTTCCCTTAAAAATTCATCAAAATCCTTTATATATTCATCACTGTCATAAGCTTCATTTGATAGTACTAGCATCACACAGTCCTCAGAAAAGTCATACATATCTTTCCACATAAGTTTAGGTATATAAAGCCCCATATTAGGTTTATCTAAACTAACTATTGTTTCTTTCTTTCCATCATGAAGACGAACTTTAGCACTTCCACACACATTTAACATTACAAATTCACTTTTCCTATTAGAATGTTGACCTCTTACAGCCTCTTTATCCATTCCATAAATATAAAATAATCTTTTAATTTCGAAAGGGATATTCTTTATTCCTTCAATTACTACAAGCTTCCCTGTCTCACCACCATTTTCTTTCCATTCAATAATTTTAAACTCTTTCATGATTCTATACTCCCTTTTATGGATGCTTTCCTTGCAAATTATTATATGTTTCGCATTCTTTTAAATACTTTTCATAAAGTCTACTTTAAAGATTCCATACCACTTTATACTCTTATATTTTCCATTAATAAAAAGATGATCTTTAAATTCACCTTCAAAACTAAAGCCTAATTTCTCATAAAACTTAATAGCTCTTATATTATCAGATAATACATTAAGATATACCTTATTAATCTTTACTTCATTAAACGCTTTATCAAGAAGTTTTTCAGTTGCACTTCGTGCTACTCCACTCCCTATCGCGCACTTTCTCATGCTAATTGCATATTCTGCAGTATGATTTATTGAGTCAATTTCCTTCAAGCTAATTGTTCCTAGGTACTCATCTTCTTCATTTATAATTGCCAAATGCATATCCGTAGAAATGTCTTGTGCTTTCTCAATAAAACTATATACTTTTTCAATTGTCATACTCTGAGCATCAAATCTAAAACAACTAGTAATTTCTTTATCTTGCATCCACTCCAGCATTAAAGGAGCATCTTTTTGCTTCAGCTTTCTTAGTTTAATATTCATTCTACACCTCAAAACTATTAATAGTCTCTATTACAAAATCTTGCTCTTCTTCTGTCATTCCATTATATAGTGGAATGGAAAGTACTGTTTCTGCGTAAGCTTCTGTAATAGGCAAATTCCCCTTTTGAAGCCCTAGATAAGAATAGGCTTCTGAAAGATGTGGTGGTATTGGATAGTGAATAATAGTTCCTATTTCTTTTTCTTCTAAATATGTAATTAGTTCCTGTCTATACTTACATTTAATAACAAACTGATGCCATACTGTACTTGCCGATTCTCTGATTATTGGAAGCTCAATAAAAGGATTATTTAACCTTTCTAAATATCTCTCACACAACTTTTGTCTCTCATTTGTTAGTTCATCTAGATGTGTAAGACGCACTCTAAGCAATCCAGCTTGTAACTCATCTAATCTAGAATTTGTTCCTACTACTTTATTATAATATCGCTTTTCGCTTCCATAGTTTCTAAACACCTTAAACTCTTCTGCTATTTGAGGATTATTGGTTACTATTGCACCTGCATCACCAAACGCTCCAAGATTTTTAGATGGATAAAAAGAAAAACATCCTATATCTCCAAAGGTTCCTGTCATCTTACCCTCAAAGCAAGCACCATGACTTTGAGCACAGTCTTCTACTACTTTAAGATTGTATTTATTAGCTATTTCCATTATTCCCTTCATATTAGAAGCTTGTCCATACAGATGCACGACCAATATTGCTTTAGTCTTATCCGTTATCTTTTCTTCTATTTTAGAAGTATCTATATTGTAATACACATCTGGCTCTACAAAAATAGGTGTTGCTCCATTCATGGTGATTCCCATCACACTCGCAATGTATGTATTCCCTTGTACAATAACTTCATCACCTTTTCCGATATTTAAAATGCGAAAAGCCATCCAAAGTGCATCTAACCCATTCGCAACACCTACGCAATATTTACTCCCTGTATAAACTGCAAATTCTTCTTCAAATTTTGAAACTTCCTTGCCAAGAACATACCACCCCGAACGTAGTACTTCTAAAGCTTTATTTTCAAAATCTAGTTGATGCATCTGAAAACCCCTATCCATTCGATTAGGCATTATTTTCATCTTCTACCACTCCATTTCTATTCACTTACCATTTCTATCAATTTAAGATTACTAATATTATACTCTTGATTAGTATTGAAAATTATCCTAAGGTATACTTCATTAGGAATCGTATCTGAAAAAACTTGTGCACTATAAACGTTTTTACCCATTTCAAGATTAAATATCATGTCTTGATTTGTGGAATCATAGCCCTCACCGAATAAATCCATATAAAAAAGTGCAGGTATATTCTCCCCACTTTCTAAATTGAATTCTATCCGATATAACGTATTATCCTTTAAATTAACCCTATTATTAAGTACACATACTTCATCATATGTATTAGGAAGTTCTACTAATTCTTCTTCATAAATAACTTCCTTATCTTTATATACTATAACCCTAGAATAATCATTATATATTTCTTCTTTAGGATATATAAATAATATCATTATCGACAAACAAATTAAAGTACTTATAACATTAAGCTTCGGTAATCTAACCTTATCCCTATTTTTCCCCAATTTGTCTACAATAAATTTATAACTATTATAAAATATAACAGGTAGATATATAGCACCTAATGCCACAAATAACAAATTTATCAATTTACTAGGTAAGTGAAGGTACTTTGCATATACAACATTTAAAATATTGATAAATATCATATGATACAAAAATACATATAATGATTTACTTCCTGGTTCAAATACCTTTTTGAGTACTTTCCTTACTTCACTTTCTTCTTTTAAAAAATTATCTATTCCTTCAAAAATCACATATATAAGTGCAAAGATACATAAAGTATAAAATACAGCATACTTATTAGGAGGATTTGACCAACTAGCTACTATCCAGTCTAATTTATCCATAAGAATAATCCCTATTGTTCCTATCAGTCCCATACTCACTCTTACGATTTTTTTACTAAAATAATTTCTATTTAAATAAAACCACATGCCAAATACAAATGCAAAGAAATATGAACCTCCCAGTAAATGCGAACTTCCTCCCATAGTTCCTTCAATGTATGTATATTTATTAAACAATATTCCTGTAAAGTACGCTCCTATTAATAGAATAATCTGGAGTACTTTTTGTTGTTGTGTCTTTTGGAACATAATATATATATATGGTGCTACTATAATAAGTTGGATATAGAAAAGTATAAAATAATATGGAGGCGA
Coding sequences:
- a CDS encoding glycosyltransferase family 2 protein → MSKLSIIIPVYYNSDTLEALYEDMKKVVLSVVEDYEIVMIDDGSGDNSWDVMNSLSKRDSRIKLVKLSRNFGSHAAILAGLSVCTGDCATIKAADLQEPSEILLEMHESWKKGNKVVLAVRSDRQESYSQKLFANLYYWLIRKFAIPSMPEGGFDCYLIDRKVIEVLRMLDETNSAVTLQILWSGFKRDTIYYVRQKREVGVSRWTLAKKVKLVVDSLVGFSFVPIRFMSIIGGFFSLVSFIWMLVVIAQKMMGDIQVQGWTALMIVVLFSSGLILLTLGILGEYIWRILDASRNRPVYIVEEIRDEEISDSNSSSEVS
- a CDS encoding sugar 3,4-ketoisomerase; translation: MKEFKIIEWKENGGETGKLVVIEGIKNIPFEIKRLFYIYGMDKEAVRGQHSNRKSEFVMLNVCGSAKVRLHDGKKETIVSLDKPNMGLYIPKLMWKDMYDFSEDCVMLVLSNEAYDSDEYIKDFDEFLREVAQNE
- a CDS encoding acyltransferase family protein; its protein translation is MNEKKRYLWLDAAKYIAIFAVVMNHIYGATYFDNYRVLLYTAFSVTLFTLVSGVTSAIDMERGFEIKTYLVSRIKRVIIPYIIASIICILFQYKLLNINILFKNLIAFSASPPYYFILFYIQLIIVAPYIYIMFQKTQQQKVLQIILLIGAYFTGILFNKYTYIEGTMGGSSHLLGGSYFFAFVFGMWFYLNRNYFSKKIVRVSMGLIGTIGIILMDKLDWIVASWSNPPNKYAVFYTLCIFALIYVIFEGIDNFLKEESEVRKVLKKVFEPGSKSLYVFLYHMIFINILNVVYAKYLHLPSKLINLLFVALGAIYLPVIFYNSYKFIVDKLGKNRDKVRLPKLNVISTLICLSIMILFIYPKEEIYNDYSRVIVYKDKEVIYEEELVELPNTYDEVCVLNNRVNLKDNTLYRIEFNLESGENIPALFYMDLFGEGYDSTNQDMIFNLEMGKNVYSAQVFSDTIPNEVYLRIIFNTNQEYNISNLKLIEMVSE
- a CDS encoding GNAT family N-acetyltransferase; translated protein: MNIKLRKLKQKDAPLMLEWMQDKEITSCFRFDAQSMTIEKVYSFIEKAQDISTDMHLAIINEEDEYLGTISLKEIDSINHTAEYAISMRKCAIGSGVARSATEKLLDKAFNEVKINKVYLNVLSDNIRAIKFYEKLGFSFEGEFKDHLFINGKYKSIKWYGIFKVDFMKSI
- a CDS encoding DegT/DnrJ/EryC1/StrS family aminotransferase encodes the protein MKIMPNRMDRGFQMHQLDFENKALEVLRSGWYVLGKEVSKFEEEFAVYTGSKYCVGVANGLDALWMAFRILNIGKGDEVIVQGNTYIASVMGITMNGATPIFVEPDVYYNIDTSKIEEKITDKTKAILVVHLYGQASNMKGIMEIANKYNLKVVEDCAQSHGACFEGKMTGTFGDIGCFSFYPSKNLGAFGDAGAIVTNNPQIAEEFKVFRNYGSEKRYYNKVVGTNSRLDELQAGLLRVRLTHLDELTNERQKLCERYLERLNNPFIELPIIRESASTVWHQFVIKCKYRQELITYLEEKEIGTIIHYPIPPHLSEAYSYLGLQKGNLPITEAYAETVLSIPLYNGMTEEEQDFVIETINSFEV